The Methylobacterium currus genome contains a region encoding:
- the fabI gene encoding enoyl-ACP reductase FabI, which translates to MADSNRAQVQEDGQAGSLKTGLLAGKRGLVLGVANNRSIAWGIARSARQHGAELAFTYQGEALRKRVEPLARELDAAVVGHCDVTDPASIDAAFEATGRHFPDGIDFVVHCIAFSDKDELTGRYIETSEANFSKSLLISCYSFTAIAQRAEKLMRNGGSLLTLTYYGAEKWMPHYNVMGVAKAALEASVRYLAADLGPQKIRVNAISAGPIKTLAASGIGDFRYILKWNEYNAPLRRTVTIDEVGETAAYLISDMSRGMTGEILHVDAGYHVVGMKNPEAPDLSLDKD; encoded by the coding sequence ATGGCTGACTCGAACCGGGCACAGGTACAGGAAGACGGGCAGGCCGGCTCCCTCAAGACCGGGCTTCTCGCCGGCAAGCGCGGCCTCGTGCTCGGCGTCGCCAACAACCGCTCGATCGCCTGGGGCATCGCCCGCAGCGCGCGCCAACATGGCGCTGAGCTGGCCTTCACCTATCAGGGCGAGGCCTTGCGGAAGCGCGTCGAGCCCCTCGCCCGCGAGCTCGACGCGGCGGTCGTCGGCCATTGCGACGTGACCGACCCGGCCTCGATCGATGCGGCCTTCGAGGCCACCGGCCGCCACTTCCCGGACGGGATCGACTTCGTCGTCCACTGCATCGCCTTCTCGGACAAGGACGAGCTGACCGGCCGCTACATCGAGACCAGCGAGGCGAATTTCTCGAAGTCGCTGCTGATCTCCTGCTACTCGTTCACGGCGATCGCCCAGCGCGCCGAGAAGCTGATGCGCAACGGCGGCTCCCTGCTCACGCTGACCTATTACGGCGCCGAGAAGTGGATGCCGCACTACAACGTGATGGGCGTCGCCAAGGCGGCGCTCGAAGCGTCGGTACGCTACCTCGCGGCCGATCTCGGGCCGCAGAAGATCCGCGTCAACGCGATCTCGGCCGGCCCGATCAAGACGCTCGCCGCCTCGGGCATCGGCGATTTCCGCTACATCCTGAAGTGGAACGAGTACAACGCTCCCCTGCGGCGCACGGTGACCATCGACGAGGTCGGCGAGACCGCCGCCTATCTGATCTCCGACATGTCCCGCGGCATGACCGGCGAGATCCTGCACGTCGATGCCGGCTACCACGTCGTCGGCATGAAGAATCCCGAGGCGCCGGACCTCAGCCTCGACAAGGATTGA
- a CDS encoding pyrophosphate--fructose-6-phosphate 1-phosphotransferase, whose protein sequence is MSTQKIAMLTAGGLAPCLSAAVGGLIARYTDLAPEAEIIGYRSGYKGLLLGDHLPVTPEVRAQAEVLLRHGGSPLGNSRIKLTNVKDCVKRGLVKEGQDPLKVAAERLAHDRITILHTIGGDDTNTTAADLAAYLEANGYHLTVVGLPKTIDNDVVPIRQTLGAWTAAEQGAIFAENIVNEQSANPRMLIVHEIMGRKCGWLTAATARAYRERLDRTAFLPEFGCERAHKEVDAVYLPEMPLDIEREAARLKERLDAKDCVTVFLSEGAGLDEIVAEIEGRGEVLGRDPFGHVKIDTINVGKWFADRFAPMIGAEKTLVVKSGHFCRSAAPNPADLRLIQGMVDLAVECGLKGVSGVIGHDEDQGGRLRAIEFPRIRGGKAFDPAAPWFAALLDQIGQGRP, encoded by the coding sequence ATGTCCACCCAGAAGATCGCCATGCTCACCGCCGGTGGCCTCGCCCCCTGCCTGTCGGCGGCGGTCGGCGGGCTGATCGCCCGCTACACCGACCTCGCGCCCGAGGCCGAGATCATCGGCTATCGCAGCGGCTACAAGGGCCTGCTGCTGGGCGACCACCTCCCCGTCACCCCGGAGGTGCGGGCTCAAGCCGAGGTGCTCCTGCGCCACGGCGGCTCCCCGCTCGGCAACAGCCGGATCAAGCTCACCAACGTCAAGGATTGCGTGAAGCGCGGCCTCGTCAAGGAGGGGCAGGACCCGCTGAAGGTGGCGGCCGAGCGGCTCGCCCACGATCGGATCACGATCCTGCACACGATCGGCGGCGACGACACCAACACCACGGCGGCCGATCTCGCGGCCTATCTGGAGGCGAACGGCTACCACCTGACGGTGGTCGGCCTGCCGAAGACCATCGACAACGACGTGGTGCCGATCCGCCAGACGCTGGGCGCCTGGACGGCGGCGGAGCAGGGCGCGATCTTCGCCGAGAACATCGTCAACGAGCAGAGCGCCAACCCGCGCATGCTGATCGTCCACGAGATCATGGGCCGCAAATGCGGCTGGCTCACCGCCGCGACGGCCCGGGCCTACCGCGAGCGCCTGGACCGCACCGCCTTCCTGCCGGAATTCGGGTGTGAGCGGGCGCACAAGGAGGTGGACGCGGTCTACCTGCCGGAGATGCCCCTCGACATCGAGCGGGAGGCCGCGCGGCTCAAAGAGCGGCTCGACGCCAAGGATTGCGTCACGGTGTTCTTGAGCGAGGGCGCCGGCCTCGACGAGATCGTGGCGGAGATCGAGGGCCGCGGCGAGGTGCTGGGCCGCGATCCGTTCGGCCACGTCAAGATCGACACCATCAATGTCGGCAAGTGGTTCGCCGATCGCTTCGCGCCGATGATCGGGGCGGAGAAGACCCTGGTCGTGAAGTCGGGCCATTTCTGCCGCTCGGCGGCGCCGAACCCGGCCGACCTGCGGCTGATCCAGGGCATGGTCGACCTCGCGGTCGAGTGCGGCCTGAAGGGCGTCTCCGGCGTCATCGGCCACGACGAGGACCAGGGCGGCCGCCTGCGGGCGATCGAGTTCCCGCGCATCCGCGGCGGAAAGGCCTTCGATCCGGCCGCGCCATGGTTCGCCGCGCTGCTGGACCAGATCGGGCAGGGCCGGCCGTAG
- a CDS encoding lytic transglycosylase domain-containing protein: MTRLVLLLLVLTLAVPALAARAYAAPAAPAPAASAAESREETVEQALCRLIEGAAKSKGLPVAFLTRLIWRESSFRPSVVSRAGAQGVAQFMPGTAQERGLADPFDPEQAIPAAARFLIDLRGRFGNLGLAAAAYNGGPGRVSAWLAGTGGLPAETRAYVAAITGRSAEDWAAAAKAEPKSDLSEPEDTRCLQVTAALRIRGRTETFFAETAAALAPWGVQLAGNFSKSIALASFGRARDRYAAILGDVRPMIIGTRLRHRGTRAFYRIRVPSETRASAEALCGRIRGIGGACIVLKT, translated from the coding sequence GTGACCCGCCTCGTCCTTCTCCTCCTCGTCCTGACCCTCGCCGTCCCGGCGCTAGCGGCCAGGGCCTATGCCGCCCCCGCGGCGCCCGCGCCGGCCGCCTCCGCCGCCGAGAGCAGGGAGGAGACGGTAGAGCAGGCCCTGTGCCGGCTGATCGAGGGCGCGGCCAAGTCCAAGGGGTTGCCGGTCGCCTTCCTGACCCGGCTGATCTGGCGCGAGAGCAGCTTCCGACCCAGCGTCGTCAGCCGGGCCGGCGCGCAGGGCGTGGCGCAGTTCATGCCCGGCACGGCGCAGGAGCGCGGCCTCGCCGATCCGTTCGATCCCGAACAGGCGATCCCGGCGGCGGCGCGGTTCCTGATCGACCTGCGTGGGCGCTTCGGCAATCTCGGCCTCGCGGCGGCGGCCTATAATGGCGGGCCCGGCCGCGTCTCCGCCTGGCTCGCCGGCACCGGCGGCCTGCCGGCCGAGACCCGCGCCTATGTCGCGGCGATCACCGGGCGCAGCGCCGAGGACTGGGCCGCCGCCGCCAAGGCCGAGCCGAAGAGCGACCTTTCCGAGCCCGAGGACACCCGCTGCCTGCAGGTCACGGCGGCCTTGCGCATCCGCGGGCGCACCGAGACCTTCTTCGCCGAGACCGCGGCGGCGCTCGCGCCCTGGGGTGTCCAGCTCGCCGGCAATTTCTCGAAGTCGATCGCCCTGGCGAGCTTCGGCCGGGCCCGCGACCGCTACGCGGCGATCCTCGGCGACGTGCGCCCGATGATCATCGGCACGCGGCTGCGCCACCGCGGCACGCGGGCCTTCTACCGCATCCGCGTCCCGTCCGAGACCCGCGCCAGCGCCGAGGCCCTGTGCGGCCGCATCCGCGGGATCGGCGGCGCCTGTATCGTGCTGAAAACCTGA
- a CDS encoding methyltransferase domain-containing protein, with protein sequence MSSPLLFDSALIRKRLARARRAGFADFLVARAVDDLSDRLGAVLREFPQALDLATPVPAAATWLRLSGRAGAVTRLAPVPEPGSPGLAIAAGDPEALPFADRSFDLAVSLLALQHANDLPGALVQVRRALKPDGLFVGCLLGGRTLTELRQVLAQAESEVEGGLSPRVAPFAEVRDLGGLLQRAGFALPVTDVETVTVRYGDPFVLMRDLRAMGLTNALRERRGRLRRETLMRAAALYAERFADPDGRLRATFELIWLSGWVPHESQQKPLRPGSAQARLADALGTVERKEPS encoded by the coding sequence ATGTCCTCGCCGCTCCTGTTCGACTCCGCCCTGATCCGCAAGCGCCTCGCCCGCGCCCGCCGCGCCGGCTTCGCCGACTTCCTGGTCGCGCGGGCGGTCGACGATCTGTCGGACCGTCTCGGCGCGGTGCTGCGGGAATTTCCCCAGGCCCTCGACCTCGCCACCCCGGTGCCGGCGGCGGCGACCTGGCTGCGGCTCAGCGGCCGGGCCGGCGCCGTCACGCGTCTCGCCCCCGTTCCCGAGCCGGGCAGCCCCGGCCTTGCGATCGCGGCCGGCGACCCCGAGGCGCTGCCCTTCGCGGATCGGAGCTTCGACCTCGCGGTGTCGCTGCTCGCGCTCCAGCACGCCAACGACCTGCCGGGCGCACTGGTCCAGGTCCGCCGGGCGCTGAAGCCGGACGGGTTGTTCGTCGGCTGCCTGCTCGGCGGCCGCACGCTGACGGAGCTGCGCCAGGTCCTCGCCCAGGCCGAGAGCGAGGTCGAGGGGGGCTTGAGCCCGCGGGTGGCGCCCTTCGCGGAGGTGCGCGACCTCGGCGGGCTCCTGCAGCGCGCCGGCTTCGCCCTGCCGGTGACCGATGTCGAGACCGTGACGGTGCGCTACGGCGATCCCTTCGTGCTGATGCGCGACCTGCGCGCCATGGGGCTCACCAACGCCCTGCGGGAGCGCCGCGGCCGCCTGCGCCGCGAGACCCTGATGCGGGCTGCCGCCCTCTACGCCGAGCGCTTCGCCGATCCGGACGGGCGCCTGCGCGCGACCTTCGAGCTGATCTGGCTCTCGGGCTGGGTGCCGCACGAGAGCCAGCAGAAGCCGCTGCGGCCGGGCAGTGCCCAGGCGCGGCTGGCCGACGCCCTCGGCACCGTCGAACGCAAGGAGCCGTCATGA
- a CDS encoding DUF427 domain-containing protein, protein MTDHPITITPNPHRIRVMLGGTIVAETTRALTLREGSLAPVQYIPREDAEMDLFARTEHRTHCPHKGDASYYSLTAGGVERANAVWSYEAPFPAVAAIKEYLAFYPSKVDAIEEFRD, encoded by the coding sequence ATGACGGACCACCCGATCACGATCACGCCGAACCCGCACCGTATCCGCGTGATGCTTGGCGGCACAATCGTCGCCGAGACCACCCGGGCGCTCACCCTGCGCGAGGGCAGCCTGGCCCCGGTGCAGTACATCCCGCGGGAGGATGCCGAGATGGACCTCTTCGCGCGCACCGAGCACCGCACGCATTGCCCGCACAAGGGCGATGCGAGCTACTACTCGCTCACGGCAGGCGGGGTCGAGCGGGCGAATGCGGTGTGGAGCTACGAGGCGCCGTTTCCCGCGGTGGCGGCGATCAAGGAGTACCTGGCATTCTACCCGAGCAAGGTCGACGCGATCGAGGAGTTCAGGGACTGA
- a CDS encoding (deoxy)nucleoside triphosphate pyrophosphohydrolase, producing the protein MADPLKLLLVVAVALVDTDGRVLLAQRPPGKQLAGLWEFPGGKIEPGERPEETLIRELAEELGIAVKADCLAPLSFASHAYESFHLLMPLYVCRRWEGFVQSQEGQALKWVRPRDLASYPMPPADLPLLPAIVDLLGP; encoded by the coding sequence ATGGCAGATCCTCTCAAGCTCCTCCTCGTGGTGGCGGTCGCCCTCGTCGACACGGACGGGCGCGTGCTCCTGGCACAGCGCCCGCCCGGCAAGCAGCTCGCCGGCCTGTGGGAGTTCCCGGGCGGCAAGATCGAACCCGGCGAGCGGCCGGAGGAGACGCTGATCCGCGAGCTCGCGGAAGAGCTCGGTATCGCCGTGAAGGCCGATTGCCTGGCGCCTCTCAGCTTCGCCAGCCACGCCTATGAGAGCTTCCACCTCCTGATGCCGCTCTATGTCTGCCGGCGCTGGGAGGGGTTCGTGCAGTCGCAGGAGGGGCAGGCGCTCAAATGGGTGCGCCCGCGCGACCTCGCGAGCTACCCGATGCCCCCGGCGGACCTGCCGCTGCTGCCGGCGATCGTCGACCTGCTGGGGCCGTGA